The DNA segment TGTCTTGATTTTTGCAGTTTGTAATCATGTATGATAAAGTTATACCCTTAAAGTAAACTTTCTGTGTAATTCCTCCTTTCCCTTTCAATACTTTCTACCTTGCTTGCACGGCAGCATTTTTATGAAACCATTAAGTCTTGTGAATGTTGTTGTCTTCTTTACCCtacttgtttatataattttcgatgattgtataattttatctgtctttttcaaattagtaaaggttaatgtttttttactcatttttaACAAACACGCCTTTCCGTGCAGACAGTGTATGTTGTTGAACATATGAAGGAAttcatatctgataaaagaAGAAGTCTGAAATAAGTTCAAATATGCTTGCATATTAAGCACAATGATGTTCATACGATTAAATATTCGTTTGTGTCAAACAAACGGGTACAATATTTAATGCTAATGAATGCCATTTAGTTTTGCAAATTTCACTTCATTTTCTGCATAAATGTGTTTTCAGTTAACATAGAAAACCTCTATATAAGGTAGAAGATAATGCAAACTCAGATATAATTTACATGTTATATGgtatatatttgtgtaaataGAATGCACGTTTTTTTGTGGATTCTCATTATATGACAGTCCACTGTCTGAACTTTAAGGGAATTTCTACTGATACTATATGTCGAAGATAGTCCAAATGGGgttattgaattgttttaccatCAAAATATATCGCATTTCTCGTTTCCTTTTTTTACAATTAGATATAAACAGACCAACAGAGAGTTTCGTAGCTGAAAACAAAAGGTGTATTCGCTTGATTAGAAAACAATGCGTATACCTACTGATTGACTCAAGGTGGTAAATATCTCGCTGGTAATGCTGGTAGGGGTTGTAATATTATCTagtgtttcatttttgaaaactaCAGGGGGTTAATGTACATATATACTGTATTTGTTTGTgctctatcatttttattctgtAAATGGACTAGCGATGATTCTTTGTGGATATTCAGTGCAATATTCAGTGTTTTGCTAAATTATAGTTTTGGTTTTAGTATACTTTGGAATAATACAAGTGGAACTATTTGGTGTTTTCTTAAATCCAACAGTATTCATGGATTATAATAGATTTATCaatatcatataattttttttaaaactagtgATGGTTTTGTGTTCATACAATCGTAATTAGATTCAGGTGGATGTAAAAGAAGTTTGATGAGCAAGTGTTGATGACTTTTATGTATTCTACCAAACAAATATCATTGGATTATACCAAAAACATATCAATGGATTACATTTCAAACATTGCATAATGCATTGCAGTTGAAAACTGTTTGGTTATTCTATTTGACTCTTTGGTCTCCCTAATGTTATCTACTGTAACAATATTTCCTAAAGtttgtatatacttttataagaagtatataactatggtaataaatatattgaaaacatgTTCCTCTATTTCAgacttaatttttaaattgttctttCTTTTGCAAATGATTTAttaataatgttaaaaatactTTACTAAACATCGGTTTCCATCTTATTAATAAGATTGATTGCACACTTTCATGCATACTGCAATTGATTTGTTAGATAAGAGGCATCggtgttgtgttttttttctggtgGTGATGCAAGCTATGGTTAGACTCAGGGTGTCTTTTTGAGAGAAGTAATTATTTGCAAAGGCGACAATAGTAGCATTTTGTGTCCGTGTTTTCATGGTTAGAAGAAATCGGTCGACAAAAAGACATATTCTGAGTTTTCAACACCTTTGGTTTTGAATACATTTGAATAAGCATAAGGTGCCACTGCTATTTTTACGTAACATTGCCTTTTTATGATATTGTGAGACTCCGGGTGGTTTTCTGTATAAACGAAAATAAGAAAACGAAATTTcgaaatgcaaaataaaaattaaggtCAAAAGCAAACAATTTGCAAGGTAAGGTCACATTAACAGTTGAACATTGAAGAATAGTagtatattgatttttaaatgtcatattcctTTGCTGGGGACATTTAActtaagtatttaaattattatgagaaaagattttaaactttttaattagaCAGATTTCGCTAAAAGACTCTTTGTTGAATTCgtaaaattaagtaaattttcactaaataaaatacaataccGTCAAATTGACATACCCCATACCAAGTATAAACAGTAATATTGTAAATGGCCTTGTCCTTATTGTGCTACATAAATCCGATATTGTTGTCAGAACTTTATATTCGAAATAGttgcaaaatattattttaatgtaattCAGACAAGTTAGTACAAGGTATTAATCGTATTTGGTCTTGGATTGCAAATATATCGTTAGGAAAAcctgaaaaatattactgtgACTATTTAGGGCTCTTGCTTTGATATCACATCGTATGTTAATACGGATTATATATATTCCAGGAAATGATAATATAGCACCTATTCGTGGTCTTGATCTTGATCTACCTATTTAGTCGACTCTATGATCAGTTGTAAAGACTTTaacttttattcatataaaaagttAGCGAATATGTCATTTACAAagaactaaattttttttattttttttgttgttggaaaaGGGAGCTTTTTATCGCGATTCTTTGAAAACCGAAAGGTAAATCAAAGATGGAACAAGAAGtcataatttcagaaaaaaaacctgaactATACATAAGATTATAATAAaggacataaaaataattacaagcaattcttttatatgttataatgtTTATTATAGCATATTGTAGAGTTActaacatgatatataaaataaccCTCTTAAAttgaataacttttaaattataaattggtAAATAATCAAGAAACTAAAGTTCCATCTTCCTCACTTGACCTTAGATGCTATTATTTGAAGTCCATTTTTTGTCATACAGCTCTTCCTCCTACATCATTTGGTTTAAAAGCAttcggctttgagcgttcctggtgAAGTTTATTAAAAGAAGCTCCTTagacataaaaagtaaaatcacaaaaatactgagctcaaaggaaaattcaaaagtctctaatcaaatggcaaaataaaatgataaaacacatcaaacgataataattcatttcataagtgctttttgttttatctttattgAACGTTCTTctgtgagattttttttatattaatattaatgGGTTGCAATGATATTTTGATACTTGTCTATTGATTTTGGTTTCGTGTGGATGTTAACTCATTTAGAATACGAAAGACATCACTTACATGGACATCATCTTCCATTCCGTCCATGATTTTATACTTTGTTTTGAAACCCCAGATTGTTGGAAAACTGATAAGACAATCTGTGTAGTGTTATAAAGATCTACTGGTATTGTGCCAATAATGCGTTAGTTTAAATTTGTAAGCAAGAAATTTAAAAGGGAAAACTTTCTGTTTGAACTGTTTGATTATATAATAGATTTGATAATAGTTTGATAGATAACAACCTTTCAATAACCATAGCCTTGATTGCGAGTGTCTGTGACATATCCTCGACATGAATCAAAATATTGCAGTCGGTGCAGTGTACCCGCTAGATAATTCCACTAAAGTGGGGTAGAAAGTAAATATGTTCTTAAAACTACAACGTGttggcatttttaaacgtaATTTCCACTAAATTGCCTGCACATAATGACCTCATAAAACAGATGGTCTaggaattaaatataattacatgtattatattttattattaacctGAACAATACATGAGAATTATACTTCACCATACTCAAAGTTTACTTTgatttatttgacaatttaaaGAGAAAAGCTTACCATAGACTTTATTAGCCTTTAAGTGTTAAGTGTTACTTTTATAAACGAAGAACATGCGCACTCTctatttttctctttctctcgaAAAATAGGTTGATAACCCTCTTAATTTATACAAGCTATTTGCCaaatgtttgtcttttggtgCGATCACTTGGAAATGAAACCTGAATATACGTGACATTTTTGCAACGATCTTGTATGTAAAATTCTATTGATATATAAAGATAGTATATGACATTGTCCTTGAAAAGGGATACAGCGAAACGACAAAATACTTTTCGTAAAATTCGTATCCCTCaattatttgttgatatttgctTAATATCATGATGTTGTCAATGGTAATTTTTCTGAGCGTTTCGTTTATGCTGAGATTCCTTTATTGTTTTGGcagtttacttttaaatctTCGTGGTTTTATTGCTACGTCTGTTTTCATTGTTACCAGCTTAATTTTGGATTCTGAATACTCATTGGCCGTAAACAATGAACGCGAATCTTGAAAagtcaaattttaaagttgtagaTCCTATATTCAAGcattttaataacaataatCAAACTCGGCAAAGTTAAACTCTTtcgatgtaaaaaaaaaaagcaaaaaatattttgaaattgtaacaAGTAAATTCAGTTCATGAAATGTGCGTTTCTGAGAATGTCAAAATATAGACATTGTTATCTAACTGTAAAGTATAACTttaataatgttgttttttcttaaacGCGTTTGGACTTCGatttaatatacataatatataaagatAGCAAGTCTAGCcagtaaaacaaaatgagtaTCTAGTACACTTTCAATAAGCAACGAATTGTCTACAAGGTACTTCGTAGGAGATATTTATTACTATATATTTGACATTggaaatttatattaatatttatacagCTTATAAATCTAATTCCATTTCTTTGTGTTCAACAAACTGtgtataaataacattttgcCTACACTCTTTAAATCGCCTGTATCAGCAAATACTAAAGGTTTAAAAGTTGAAATCAGCATGAAGCCATTGTATAGTAGTAAAACTGACCTTGatgtttaaatgaaaacttttatGTAAACAACTTATATAACGTCATGTACTGACCGAGCTTTTGGTCAGTCATGGTAGGATAAATGGCCAGTTTGCACTCAAAGACATAGAAGAAACTTTATATCATCGCAGGAACTAAAAGTAAACGTACTTGATTTaactttctgtttttttttagcaatttaTTAATGTGTGCtggttttattatatataatgtgtATTCTATGATCTTCAACGACAATCAAACCATGGGAAAGTGGTGTAATATCAGAACATATGAAAAAGACAATCAATTATGGTtgaaaaaataccgaactccaagtgaaatttaaaacggaaattCCTGTTAAACATGACAAAACCAAAAgcgcaaacacatcaaacgaaaggaaaacaactgtcgtattcctgacttagaacaggtacTTCCTTACGTGGAAAATACTGGATTAAACCTGGATTTATGGCTAGCTTAACCTTTCAGTTGTATGACAGAACTTTGCATTAAATTTCATTATGTTGACAACGATACGCTATTAACACAAACGGACATAGTAGGCAACAACGGCAAACATTGGGATATCAGCAGTCAAAATGAAAATGTCATTAAGCTTTCATTGTATGCTTTCTTggttttaaaatgtattgaagAAATACATAAACTCATCCTTGGTAATTTGTTGGGAGAGGAAACACTATACTTTGTTTAAACACCTCTGAGATAAATAAATCACTTAAACTTAAATCACCAAGgctaattattttatatacgCCGAATTAttgtttggtttgtttgttcTTTCATCATTCATCTCCAGCCATTGCGTTACTTATGCAAGCATCTCCGAAAAAAAACGTTGCCAATAATCAATATGCAATAAAAGCTTACTACCTTCTTTAAGTCTATCTTAGTAATGCCTCCTTTTAAAATAAACGAAATCGTTCATGACAGATCTGGAAAATAACAAGATTGAAAACGAACCTAAATGTTTGAAAGTCAACGTTTTTCGCCTTGTCTATCATTTACCCATGAGTGTATGAAGAAGACTCGAGCGACGCCTTCTTTTAGACTTTATAACTGAAAGTAAAATATCTTCGAATAATTCATCTACTTCTTCTTTGTTATCAGATCTACATTCGATGTACGCATCAAATTTGTGAGATTCCATTATATCAAGTCCTTCTTGTTTAGATACATTGTTATGTTCGTCCCTGGTGTCTTTGTATGTGGCAACTAATACCACTGGCGTTTTCTTGCATAGGTTTCTAATTTCCGGAATCCAGAATGACTTGACATTTTCAAAGGATTCTCTGTCGGATACACTATAACACAAGATAAATACATTGGCTTCTTTGTAGGACTTTGTTCTAACCTCCTTGTAGTCatgctgaaaaataaaacaaaatacaccaTAAGTAATTTAATCTATTTGTGGGGCTACTGTGCATGCTCTAAGCATTTAAAATGAGCAAGAGCAAAGACCGGTTGGCCGGAAGTCAGAATTATGTGTCCGGGAAGGGTAACATATTTTCCTGCAGACTGTCAACATCGTCCATGAACTAGAACGTTAAAAAGCCGTCTTGGCGTGTCAGTCTCATACAAAGCAGGTTTAATAATTATGCTACATACATATTAACATGTTCtagtcctgaatatgcatataATTTGCAACATGTTGTTAAACAGTCATCCGTCATCATTAGTTGCAAATTTGATTATCGATTGTGATACGCTTTATGATTTGTCATTAATTCgttttgcaataatttttttgttcatttgaaaacaaaagacaGACACCATACATTCATTTGAATATCTTACatataagaagaaaaatatcattatgtaacaatattaaacattccttttaaatattactttcatgcttaaactaatataaaaattaggAGATGTGGTTTAATTGTCTAtgatacaactatccaccagagtaaAAATGAAGCggtaaaaagcaattgtaggtcaccgtaagcttattataaaatctatagcacttatataaaatatactaagaggatgtgatatgattgcctttgagacaactctccacaagagaccaaacgaTACAGAAATAAACAGCTATAATGGGTCACAGTgtggacttcaacaatgagaaaagcctttacctcatagtcagctaaaaaaaggcccatttgtcaaaaaaatcgaataatttgttttaaacactAACCTGGCCAgatgaaataaacaactatagggcACAGTATGtgtttcaacaatgagcaaagcccataccgcagaGTCAGATAAAAAGGGCCCATCTTCCAATAcaataaaatgatttgtttaaacACTAACCTGGCCAGATGAGTCTACTATTTTGATGATATAATCTGAACCCATCATGTAAGTCGGTACAGTGTATAAATCAGAAACTGTTGCTGTATAGTCGTC comes from the Mytilus trossulus isolate FHL-02 chromosome 3, PNRI_Mtr1.1.1.hap1, whole genome shotgun sequence genome and includes:
- the LOC134709487 gene encoding cdc42 homolog; amino-acid sequence: MLTHENDKTVMCPIVGDGMVGKTQICKTFAGSQTSDDYTATVSDLYTVPTYMMGSDYIIKIVDSSGQHDYKEVRTKSYKEANVFILCYSVSDRESFENVKSFWIPEIRNLCKKTPVVLVATYKDTRDEHNNVSKQEGLDIMESHKFDAYIECRSDNKEEVDELFEDILLSVIKSKRRRRSSLLHTLMGK